A single Arachnia propionica DNA region contains:
- a CDS encoding helix-turn-helix domain-containing protein has translation MDLSRCRIPLRDQVVACLLILRQNLPRMVVADLLGVSQPTISRIWRRITVLLEAVLLFLPGGLAEAIQQGHLILIDGTHAPYREPPSQRATATTTPGNARSSASMSRSPPPTAVTSSPSLTWCRDPDMT, from the coding sequence ATGGATCTGTCCAGATGCCGTATCCCCCTGCGGGACCAGGTGGTGGCCTGCCTGCTGATCCTTCGCCAGAACCTGCCCCGGATGGTGGTCGCCGACCTCCTGGGAGTCTCTCAGCCCACGATCTCCAGGATCTGGCGACGTATCACCGTCCTCCTCGAAGCAGTCCTGCTCTTCCTCCCGGGCGGACTCGCCGAGGCGATCCAGCAAGGGCACCTCATCCTCATTGACGGCACCCATGCCCCCTACCGGGAACCGCCCAGCCAGCGAGCAACAGCCACAACTACTCCGGGAAACGCAAGGTCCAGTGCCTCAATGTCCAGGTCGCCTCCACCGACCGCGGTGACCTCATCGCCGTCTTTGACCTGGTGCCGGGATCCCGACATGACTTGA